CAAAGATGGTTATAAATACTTGAAGTTAATCTTATTAAGTGTATTGTACCAGGCaggcctttcccagctctgtagATGCTGCTGGATGAAAAATTGTGTGTGCTTTTGGGTGTGTAGCCAGTTTGCAGTGTGGCACTTGTCAGATGTGCAGTGTTAGTCCTGTTTCACTGGACAAGCATTTGTGACAGGATAATAAAGGAGCTCAAGAAGATAATAAGAGCTCTGGTGGATGAGAACAATGGCTGGAAATGGAcacctggggaggagggagagtgACAGGAGAAATGTGCAACCATGCAGATCAAAGGATTCTTCCAGCCTGCAAGTTTTGTCTCAAGTGGTCTTGCTGAACTAGGAGTGGGTCCCTGTAGGAATGACCTTGAGggatttttcttccacaaatgAATCTAATTGCTGCCTTATGAACCCATGAGGACTTCTAGATTCCATAACATCGTGCACCAAGAAGTTCCCTAGTGTACCATTACATGCAAGCAGAAGTAGGGCACTGAACAGAGTGAGCCCAACCAGAAACAAGCAGAAGGTACCAGGATGGGACAAGGGAGTGGAAacaccagcaggagctgggattgaTGGTACTGACCCAGTTTTCAGCATAAGCATTCCAGAAGAGGGTGGAGGGGGTAGCATTGTGCTTGGAAGGTAAGATTTATAGTGGCCAGGTGAAGAGGGTAGAAGAGCAAGTTCAAGAGTCAAGTGACAATGTGGAAGAGAAGTCTGAGTGCAGCTTTTACTCTATGCTAAATATCTGGGAATAATGGAAGTTTGAGAAGCACAAAAGATGCAGTGAtgcaggagagaagaaaaggaacagaggaGAAGGCACTGTAGGTCCAGCTGAGGTGCCTGTCTCCTCAGCATCCTAGCTCTACCCATAGCCCAAACCAGATGTTGGGGAGGATCATGAAAATAATGAGTTTGTGTCCCTATTGTCTGCTTCCAGGGATGTCCTGAGTCACAGAACTTTGGGTTCTTCACATTCAATAGCCTTTGACatataatttcattaatttttctaaCAATTTTCTTCATCCAGCCCATGGGTGGCTCAGGTACCTTCATGCTGGCACATATTTTGGGGCTGAAGTGATGGTGAGAGCCATGGTCCCTGAAGTCCTTTCAAAGCTGAGCTTGAtgaaggtgggagggagggatggagggtgAAGGAGATGGGAGACTTCTGTGTCCAGTAATTATTACAAAAGCACcactgagctggggctgcttttCCCATGCCATCTGCAGGATGCTGCCAAGTTTGTGACTCGCTGAAGAGATGCCTGCATAGTGTTTGTGAAATCAAATGTGACAGTAAAATCTGCTTCTGAGGACAGTACAAGTGACAGCatgggaagaaataaaacctctTTCTCAGCTTTGATTCCAGTGCAGGATGGCACATAGGAGCAGCATGCTGAGGGGCTTTGGAAGTATCCACCCATTTCTGATCAAGGGCTCCAGAGCATGGGAAACATCTTCCTTGCCTTGGAGCTCCCAGGACAAGGATGCCACTAGCAGCCCTCTCTTTGGCACTTGTGCAGGTCAACACTGTTCTGTATTGCTGAAAggaaggtgctgcacctggTCAGCAAATGCTCAGACCTGCTTTCAGTGAGCACTTCCAGTGTGAATCAAGCAGTGATTTCAGGGGGGAGCTGGAAGAGAGTGGCTTTGTAGAGGAAAGCAgaatctctgctgtgctgtgcacagtAAGGCACAACTGCTCAAACCCCAGTGCTACTCAAAGCatctgctgtgagcagccctgggtggctttgtgctctgctgcctttgcattggccctgccagctccatatagggaaatttattttatattgcagggagaagctgaggagTTCACTGGGTGATTAGAGTGTTGACGTAGGGTCAGTGTGACTCAGTGATGTTCCAGATCTTCTCTGGCAtctgcagagcctgctgcagtGTCTCACATTGCTGTGGGTGCTATTTTGGTGTCATAATTTGAGTTTCCTTGAAGATTGTGGTCACTGTGGTTATTTTTTGACTTCTGTCTCATCATTTCACATCTCTAGTCTCATATTGTATTAGTCAATAGTCAATCCACTTCCAGATTGCTGAgcttttttctgacttttagAATTTCCTCTCCCACTAGATGCAGCCATTTCTGACACAATTCATCCCCCAAAAGTTACTTTGCCTTTGTGTCCAGTGGGGCCAGGGACCCTCTGTCCCCTTCCTCTGTAAGCATATACATCATCTGCCTCCTCAGCTGTCCCAGGAGGTTGTTAGATGCCTGCAGGTGACATGCAGGGTTAATGTCACATAGGGGACTTTGGCTCTTGTTCAGTCTGTCTTGTTTTGtaccctttttattttcttgagtggttttttcttgttctcaTGACTGTGTGTCATTGTGTCAAGTCAAGAACCAGGTGTTGGAAGGAACTCTCAAAAGGCAAAATCCTATTAAGAAaaactttccttccttttctttttaactgatTGAAGGCTCTGGCCACAGTATTGCCATTTGTGGCATATTGCAATTTGTGACACCTGTGTCCTTTTTCTGTGTAGATGGTAGAGAAATTTTACTTTACAAATGAAGAATGACATGCTGGACTCCTCCCAGCCCATTTcaccctggggcagggaagagAAGTCCCAGTGATGCTCTCACCACGTTGAGCTGTGTTACAAGCATGATTCATCAGCAGCATTACTGTGTGTGAGCTTGGCATGTTCACACTCCCTTCCATACGTATGCAACACCAGAaaccttttaattaaaactgcagGGGTATGTGCACATGGGGCAGAATCCAACCAACACATCTAACCTACACCTCAGGTGGAAAAGTATGCATGAGAACAGGAGGATTGTTTCATCAGCTTCTCCCTGACCTGCTTGGCCATTGGGGACTGCTCAGAGGAactcctctgctcccccaggTTTTGCTGGTGTGCAtccacagagctgtccccatGCCTGAAGTGACTCTCAGCCACCTAATGTAATTTGAACTCATAGTCTGGAGTCATTGCTTAAGGTTCCCTTTCCCCAGATGTGTCCAAACACTCCTAGCACTTTGTTCAATGCAAAAATACAGTTTGCAGGAATATTTTGCGTAATGGTTCAGCAGAAAGTAGAACAGGGAGGATCTAAGTTCACCCCAGCACTTGGGGAAGTGGAGGGAGCAGTACCAGGTATATGCTCCATCCATAAGAGCATGGACAAtagccctgctctgctcctcaccttAATCTGGGCCACCTGTCAGCTAAGGAATGCAAACCTCAGCCTGAGTGATTTCACAGCACAGAGGATCCCAGGGACTCAAACTCCAGTGGGGCAAAttgctgttctgttctgttctctgATTATAGCTGTGCTTGCATCTATTGATTTTCTATTGCCTTTGATGTGTGCTGCTCTCCGGAGTCTATGGGAAACCCTGGCAACTTCAAgagcaaacaaataaattagaaaaaagagatttcagaCGAAGCCATTAAGAATTCTCATTCATCTGTAGGACTGGGCAAAGCCACATGTGTCATATATGCTGTGATGGGTGCTGTGACACACCAGCAGTGCCATCCATCGCTGGCAGCTCAGGCTCACACAAGCACAGTGAGGGATCTTGCATTTATCAGTATAAAAGTGCAagcaaaaagatgaaaaaacccaaagattCAATGCAAAATGTGCTTGTGAGAGATGTCAGTGTTTCCTAGTACTTGACAGATGTGTGGCAGCTGGCTGCATTTCTATCTTGACATAACAGAGGACACAGTAGGAGTCTGTTCCAGCAGTTATTTTCCCACATGAGTGTTTTGGGGACATCCTGAAATCAGGAGCAGTGGGTGCCTGTAGGACTCATCCCAAAACCAAATCAGAGCAAGGAACAGGATGTGTGGAGTAAGATGAATCTGTGCatctggagaggagcagcactgtgggCCTAAGGAACTCTGGCAGAGATGATATGAGTAGGTCTCAGGTAGCTCATTTAATTGCTGTTTCTGAAATAGATGATTCTTATCTCCCAATTCATAAAATGTTTGGCTAACACAAATGTTTCTAGCTGGAGGTTTCTTCCCCTCTGTTCACAGCTGTGAACTGACTGTATGTGTTTTGTGCAGGCAAGATAAAGTTATTCTGACAATTCTgctaaagaaacatttttataaaattgtAGATAATGAGCAAAAGTGagagtgcagaaaaaaaataaatttaagaacATGAAGGGTAATTGAGAGTTATGACTCTAGTAAATGTCTTGAACAGTGAATTCTCACAGCTGTTAACAGGATGGTATAGCCAAAACCATGCAGAGTCAGAAGAGCCTTCAAAGGCAGTCTGCCTTAAACTGTGGGAGCAGGCAATTGATAGTGATAAATATGAATTGGTTAGGAGATATGCACATTTGTTGAGGAAGATCAAAAAACCCAATCATAAATCTGTGGGGGAAAGTAGAATCagaatgaataatttaaatagtGAATCCTGGTGTATTCACTGTTTGGTATTATGTAACTGCTTTGAATTAGTTAAAATTTCCCTGTAGGTACTTACTGGCCCCATATTTTGCCTTGATATTTTATTTGACTAACAGGTAGTTGGAGACTCCCCAGGCTTCCTACCTGTCTCATTTGAGGCATGTTCTTTCAGAACTCAAATCCAAAGGGATGCTATTGTGCCTCTTGGCTTAATGCAGGACTGCCCTTGTTGCTGAGGCAAAATCAGGTCTTTCAGTTTTAAAGAGTCAAGAAGCACACCTGGCTGCTTTTCTGAGCTCTTCACAAACTATCCTAGCGTTCAGTTCATGTTCTTGGCCCTGGAGGAAGAGTGGCATCATTACTGGGGGAGACAGCTGCCATCTAGATACCTGGGCTGCCTTTGTTGTCACTGCGGGAAGAGTTCTCCTCCTGTGCAAAGTCCTGTTTCCCTGGCAAGGTCAGTTGAAGACAGCTGAgcatcttttcctctttcaagCTAGAAGACACTGCAGCTAAGCAAAGTGAGATGCATCAGCCTTGGGTGTGTCAATATACAGTCCAGTCCCACATACAAAATAATGGCATCCTATTGTTGTAGGAGTATTTCTGTTCAGTATTTCCTCTGGTGCAGCCAAAAGGAGctgtcctgagctgctgctgtggccactTGGCCACTGGGCCTTTTCAGTGCCAGTctttaatctgattttattgCTGACTCAGATGGCTCTGTTAAACTGAACTCCCCCTACTACATTTGCCACTGCCACAGTTTACTTGCTGTTTATGAAAGTTATcatcctcttttcttcctgtggtttttttttgttttggttggggtttttgtttgtttagttttgggtggggttttttgttgttattgtggttttttgtgtgtgggttTTCAATGGTTtggggagggtttttttgtttggttggttggttttggggctttgttttggttttttgttggtttgggtatttgatggggttttttcccaaaaattGTAAGATGGAGGTAGGCTGAGAACTGCTTACTTTtccaaaagagagaaaaatattaagtcCATACATGCATATCAGATTGTTCAGTACATTTACAAGCTTTATCAGATTTATTTAACAGCTCCTGTTTAAATATCTACCAACAATATTAATTAGCATTAGTAATAGTCCCAGTGTTTGAATCCTGTACCATTTGTTTTGATACTTTAATATCACTGAGAGACTGGAGAAGGGCAGTCACAAACAGCCAGAGTAGTTTAGGTTTAAAGTCCCCTTGAGTTCTCTGGTCCAAGCCCTAACTCAAATCATGACTTCAAAGCAGTCACTAGGTaagataatattttatattggcCAATTCCCCATAATCTTATAAATGTGCACTCTGTAATACTAATTTGGTCTTGTTCTGTCTCCAAGCACCGAGGTTACATCTGGCTATGCCAGGAAGTTAAAGGGAAGTCTCCAGCTAGGAGACTTCTTGTAGATCCTTTTGTGTGTAGATCTTATTGTTTGTAGGTGTTGCTTTACATCTCCTTCTCCTTATTAAACTAATTAGATTGAGCCTCTTCCTTCTCTGGCAGTAAATAATGTCTGCTGGAGAGCTTCTGGGATGTTCCAGAGCCATCTCTGGTACAGCTCTGAACACCTCTGAATGTCCCACAGCCTGTGTGGACCCTGTGGCAGTGtagagcagtgccacagccagcagcagcccccagccctgtgcaggtcTGCCTGCACGGTGCTCTGGCTGTCTGGAGAGGAGGCTGctctcccttccagcccagctgctgctgggttaACCATTaactcccagctcctggcctggcagggacaggcttTTGTTTTCAGCCTGCGAGTTTGCTGGCTGTGGCCTTTCCTGTGCTGGTCCAGTGCCATTTCTGGGGTTCTGCTGGGGGCTGAACAGCctttgctgcctgcaggcagctgcagtggcCTCCATGGTGTGGGGACAGCATGAGGGAAGGTGGTCCAGGAGCAGGACGTGGCCATGGTggcaagggaggggacaggcacGTGGCCGAGACTGTGCTCAGGACACCAAGGTTCCTCTCCTGGTACTGTTTGCAGTGCTCCCTTCAGGGGCTGGAAGAGCCTGAGCCCAACCACGTGGGATGGTGATTCCCCCCCAGTCCCCCAGTGGTCCTTCAGGAGATGGGTcccacagggtgcccagggtgCACCAGGAGGGTCCCCGTGGTGGGTGCAGCCTGGgccccctgcctgcctggagctggatcACCTCTAGCCCAAGGGTGTgtcagggtgctgctgcctcccttaCTGGCACTGCCTCCTCCCCACATCCTGCTCATCACTTTTTGACCATGCAGTAGGAAACTCCTGCGTGTTTCCTCTGCAGAGAGGGCCACAAAAATTCTGGAGGTCAAGTCCTGTTCCAAGACAGACTGCCTGAGCAAGGGTGCAGATCAGAGCTGCAGTCATCCTACCCCCACTCAGGTTTGCAGTAGGCTGTGCCTCAGGCCCAGGACAGGCCAGTGCTAATGCTGAGTGCCAGAGGGGGACTTCAAATCCACCCAGGGgccccttcctgctcctccctcaaAGCACAGAGGGGTTGTTTAGAAAAcaccctgccagctctgagctgagctgggaagagTTCACATTGAGTGTGTCAATGTGCTGATGTGTTCTAATTGCTGCTCATGCTCACCAGCAGCAAGGAGGGGCATGAACAACTGCTCATCTCCTGGGTGGGTGAGTGGGTGGCAGCCGAGGGCAACAACAGCTTTGGAAATGGGAGGGAGAAACTTGAAACTCCACTGGTAGAGTGTCCTTGGGATGTGACTACAGCCCAGGTGAAGAtttctgctgagcagcctgAGATGCTGGAGAAACACTGGCAGTGTCAAATGGCAGCAGGTCCCAGTCCCCTCCACCTGCCAGCTAGCATGGGGGGCTTGCCCATCCTCAGTGTTACCATGTGGCTGGGGTTTGCCTTTTTCTGATTCTCCTCATGGTTCCTGAATCCTCCTCACTAAGGTGTCTTCAGGAGGGAGGTGCAGTGCTGGAAGGAGAGGTGTCTGCTGCATGGGCATATCTGTACAGGGACCTGAATGCTGCATGAGTGTGACCCTCCACAGCCTGGGATCTCACACgtgagcagctgcctggccGTGGAGCCCTGGGTGAGGCCCCACTGGGGATGCACAACCCCCTGGGCACACCAGCAGAGGAGGGCAGCTATGGGGAACAGGCTGGTTTTGGAAACCCTCTATAACCAAAGTAAATGGACTGTGGCTCTTCTCTGCTATTTAATTTCACCTAATTTAGTACTCAGAAAtgtgtttaattaaaaagttatttGTATAAGCATCGATAGCCTAACTTAAACAGTGAATATATTTCTATTCTGAGCTCTTATATTGATtttgagcatttttttctttcagggtGAGATTGCCTCCACTCAAAGGAACAATAACATACTGGAAATACACAAGGTGTATACCATTCACCCAGACTAAGGAAAGCTTTGTtctaaaaggaataaaataatcaTGGCAGAATGTACAGGTTACAAGGAAACCTCAAATCGGCACCTACGTTTCAAATTGCAGAGCCTCAGTCGCCGCCTTGATGAACTGGAGGAAGCAACTAAAaatctgcagaaagcagaggatgAACTGCTCGACCTCCAGGACAAAGTTATCCAGGCAGAAGGCAGCAACTCCAGCATGCTGGCTGACATTGAAGCCCTGAGGAAAAGAGTGCTGAAGATTGAAGGCAAGGATGAAGAAATTAGGAAGGCTGAAGAGCTTTGCAgattaatgaaagaaaagcttgaAGAGGAGGAGAGCCTTACTCGAGATCTGAAGTCAGAAATTGAACTCCTTCAGAGGagaatggcagagctggagaagctggaggagGCCTTCAGCAGGAGCAAGAATGACTGTACACAGCTGTGTCTTAGCCTCAATGAAGAAAAGAACTTGACCAAAAAGATATCTACAGAATTAGAAATACTTAGAGTGAAAGTGAAAGAACTGGAATCATCTGAGGACAGGCTGGATAAAACTGAGCAGACCTTAACAGCTGAGctagaaaagctgaaatccttAGCCCTGAGCTTTATCAcggaaagaaaacattttaacgaaagagaaaagcaaaatgaaaaaataatccagGAGCTAACACAGAAACTAGAACAAAACAATAAACTAAATAGGGCAGATCAAACTAGAAATGCATCCAACTTGCTAGAAAGGTCATCCAACAATCTCCTGGACAGAAATGATATGAGAATTGAAGATGACTTGACTTCTGCACTGCCTTCTAAAGAGAccaggaggaagggaagtgtGGATTACCTGAAACACGTAGAAAATGAAACCAGGAATAAAtcagaaaaccaaaagaataaaaaccaggAAGACAACAAAGTGAAAGATCTCACCCAAGAAATTGAGAAACTTAAAATTCAGATAAAACACTTTGAATCTTTAGAagaagaacttaaaaaaatgaGAGCCAAAAATAATGATCTGCAAGACAGTTACTTGAGTgagcagaataaaaacaaactcTTAACAGGTCAgctagaagaaataaaaatgcaaataaagaaacagaaagagctGGAGAATGGAGAAGTTGAAAATGAAGATACAGGCTTTTCTAGCAGGGGAAAGCATGATAGACCTAAATACAGAGGTGTCATGACTGATTTGGCAGCTGCTAAGCACAAGCCAAGGGAGCTCTCACCACAGCAGCGCCGGGAAAGAGCACGGAACAGAGacttctctctcagcaatgaCAGCTACAGCCACAGTGCTAAGAGGGTGCCCAGTCCAAGCTTAATGaacagaaaagcagggaaagcttCTGCTGCATCTGCCCTTTCAGACACTGCTGTCACAGATACAAGAAGAGTGGAAGAGAAATCTTTAGTTTCCACTGTTTCTTCTGGTCAGAAGGAAGGCTGCGTCATGCAGAACGAGGGGAAGAGGTCCAAAGAGCAGCCATCTGTCCTCAGCCGGTatcctcctgctgcacaggagcAGAAGTCTTGGAAAGCACCTTCCAAACCTGTTGGTGATACAGGCCTGAGATCCAAGGTTGAAAAGTCATCTCAGGTGTTCCGTGGGAACTGCCAAAACGGTGCTGACACACGGGAGGAAAAGTCCAGCAAAGGAGAATCAACAGGTTCTTTGTCTGAGAAGCTGAAGACAAGTCAGGCTGAAGTCAGTGAGTGCTTGGGGGATACACAGCTCACAAGGGGGAACCACAGCTCTTCCAATGGCACAGTCTCAGCATACAGGTACCACATGTCCTCCAGCGTGTCAGCCTCAGACTCTGCTGGCTCTAAAGTGGAAGCAGTGAGCACTTTTGCTGCATCACACAGACAGCCCTCAGAGGGGAGGGCTAGAAGGGCATTAATCTCCCAGGAAAGAGAAGCTGCAGACCCATCACTTGAAAGTGTGAAGCTTTCGACCCTGACAAAGCGTTCCCATCACTCCAGGAGTCAGGAGGACATTCTGCAGATGCTCACTGGTCTTGATAAAGAAGGCACTGAGCAGTCTTCAAGTTCAGCAACAGATCATGTAAATATGGGTTTAAAAACTGACTCCAAAAGCATCCAGGGTAACCAGGAAAAACTTAATTCTGATGAAGAATCAGGGAGAGGCAAAAAACCGACCACTCAGGCAGATTTTGAGACAAGAAAGAAAGTCGGTTCCAAGCAGTTCTCCAATTCCAGGGGAGTTTTTAGAGCATCACTTtttgaaaatgacaaaaaaactGTGAATGATGAAGACTCTACCAAGTGCATAAAACCATTAGATGCTAGCACTGGAGAACTGAAATCCAGAAGATCCTTCAGCCCTAGAGAAGCTCTGAGATCAAAAGCCATCATTAAACCTGCAATTGTTGAGAAGGATATGAAGGCAATCATGGGAGGGACTGTTTCAGAGGCAGagccagaaaaacagaagtctgcttttaaaatggtAACCAATAAAATGACAAGCAGCATCACAATCTTTCCTTCTGAGCCAACAGCTCCAAGGACCACTGCAGAtacagcagcaaaggaaagacATGTTACCACCAGCAACATCAGAGTTGCTTCAAATGAGCCTTCACCATCCATAGCAAACAATGTCCCTTCACCCTTTGAGGTGTCAGTTAACAGAAGTGCTCTGAAGTCATCTGAGGCAGACAGAAGTGGAGAGGCAGTGCCAAGAAGTAAAGCTGAAACAGTGGTCTCGAGAAGCAGCATTATGCTAAAGACTTCTGAACTCACAGAGAGGAACAGTGAGACCCCTTTGGAGACAATCAGCTGGAAGAGCCACGGCTCGGCAGATGCAGGTTCGTCTGAAACAAAGCACGTCACTGTCAGAAGTTCCTGGAGAACAAGGCAAGGCCTGCCTTCCCTGGAGGACTCTCAAACCAAAGTGGAGAAAAGTGCAACTTTCAGTGCCACAAACTTGTGTAGATCCTCAGTGGACCTTTTAGAAGGGGAAGGGAGTAGTTCCCTGGAGCAGACTTCATCAAGGACAAGTGCCACAGCTAATTCTTGGAGTGCCCCTGAGCTGGGGTCCCGAAGGACCAAAAGTAACTTAAGtgcacctgagctgctgccacgcaggagctgtgccactgaccctgcagcagctgctgcttggcagCGCACCACGCCACCTGTGAGTATCCTGTCTTCAACTCTTCCACTTGATGAGCTTTTCCAAGTTTCCTGTTCGTTGTAGGCTGCATAATTTGAGATTTTACAGCTTATTTCCTAagtgctgcctctcccagctcctgctgtcttCTTTCAGTGAATTCGCCATTCACAGCGCCCACAGCTTTCTCATGTGTGAATTACCAGATTTAGCCTTCTTGAAATGAGATCCATCTGCTTGGGTCTTGTAATGCCACATGAATAACTGCATAGTAGCATCAGAGAAGACAGTCACAGCTTAAGTAGGACGTGGCATGCTTTTCAGAGTAACTTTATGTAGCATTTTAAATTTGGAGTAGCAATGAAAAAATGATGGAAATGAGCAGATTTGAGTGGGGTTGTGCCTGAGGCAGAGTTGTAGCTCTAATGGCAGATACAGAGATGGATAGAGCTCTTTATGGTAAGAGCTTCATGGTTTCCTCATGTGAAACCAGACTTTGGTCTGGAAAAGCTTCCCAGGCATCCCCTAAACAGGTGGATGGTGGTTGGTAACACAAGGCTGCTCCCTCCTTGCTCTGTGTCAATATTGCACCTGAAAAGGAGCAAGAGCCACAAGGacagctgtgctctgtccctgttcctTTGACTGGTACCAGTGAGGGGAGTCCCTGGAAGCAGTGACACCTGCAGACATCTGGTTGGTGGCATGTGCttgcccctggagctgcaggctctggcagATTTCAGTTGAACTCACTGGCAGCTCTTGCCCTTCTGGCCACTAACCCCACACTGgttggtgctgcagctcctgcctctgctaTTCATTAGCACtactctgagcagctcctgctgttgcCAGTCTGCAGGAGGAAGCAAGCTGGATAATCTGacagggctggtggcacaggggatGGGTTCAGAACTGAATGACTTTGGCATTGACAAAGATGAACTGGTGGAGGTAGGCAAGgagttttacattttcaaatctctttccacttctctgGCTATAAGAAGCACAGAAGAATTTGCACTTAGCTTTACAGAGAGTTTGTTGCCTGGTGTTAGAAAGTACAGGGTGGCCTTCCAGCTACATTTGGAAACTGAGAATACATTGTCTCCCTGGCCAGGGTGGGTCGCAGGCAATCTGTTCTGCTTATTCATGAATCCAAGCAGAGCTGATAGGAGTGAAGTTGTTCTTCTGCATAGCAGCTATTTGTGTGCTTGGGAAATGAGAGATCCATTCCTAGGGTGCCCTTTATCCCAGGAGTTTCAATTCACTGAGCTCATGTGTGGTTGGTTGCAGAGCCCTTAGCAGTGGCCACTCAGggatttcttttcattttcctcctggcAGCCCACCCAGGGCTGAGTGTAGCTCTGCAGTGCTTTCTGCAGGTGCTCTCCAGGTTGCTGTCAGATAAATTTGGCAGCTGTGCAGTgttccttcccagcagctgaggtgTACCTGACAGAGCAACCTGGTCTCTGCCTGCTCAAGCCAAGTGTATCCAGGATTAGCTGGATTCAGCCTTTCTGTGTCAGGAGAGCAACCACATGGTTGGTTCACACAGAACTGAACTTGGGATCTCTCTCTGTGTCAGCATTTGCAATAAAATCACCCTTGGCACCACATAGTCACAAACCTCTTGGTCATAGATTGTGTGCTGTTAGTTTGTAAATGAGAAGGAAGTTAATCTGAAAGACTGCAGATACTCAGTTGGACTAGATATAGGAAATTGTATGCAACTTAAAATGTTGCATGTGCCCTTGGGAAAAAGCCCTTTGAGGGGAATCTTCAGGCTGGTAATATGCCTCTTACCACAGCAGCTTGTTTCTGCTGGGTGCGTGTTTCAGTTAAAGATGTGGCTTTTTCTCTGGCAGAAGGCTGAGCACTGAGCTGTCCTGTGAAGGTATCACTGTCACCTCTTTCCAGTTCCACTATCCACAGGCTGACATTGCCTTGAGAATCTTATGTGGGAAACATGAGATCTGTGACATTTTTGCCAAAATCTGTCTTCCTCTCTTCCATTGCAACCTTCCCTTTGTGTATTGCTGATTGGGGCAAATGTCTCTAATGCAGCTCCAGGGGATATTGACTCTTTGGAAGGCTGCATTgggagccccagggagcaggagctgctgctgggtgagtgGGTGTTGCAGCCTGGGGACCAGCTCCCTCTGGTGCTGGCAGCcacccttctccagctccccaAAGACCCGAGGCCATGCAAGACCTGGAGCAGTCATTGAGCTGGGGTTCATGTTTCACAGAGTGGAGTCTGTATTCCTCTGCTGTGATGTTTGATGAACATTAGTGCACGtgtgctggaggcagggagcagatgagcagcagcaatgtcagATGAATGCATGGTTTTCTTATGCCTCTGACATTATtcactggagctgggctgtctgCTGCATAAATTGGCAAAATTCTAAAGGTAGGCTTGTCTTCAGGGGAAGATCACTTCTCTGATGGTAGAAGTGCATCTGCTGGATAAGTCTCCCAGGCATTGtccagggatgtgctgcctcTTGCCCTTTCTCTCCCCTGCTTTGGGGACTAATGCACAGGGC
This genomic window from Serinus canaria isolate serCan28SL12 chromosome 23, serCan2020, whole genome shotgun sequence contains:
- the LUZP1 gene encoding leucine zipper protein 1, translated to MAECTGYKETSNRHLRFKLQSLSRRLDELEEATKNLQKAEDELLDLQDKVIQAEGSNSSMLADIEALRKRVLKIEGKDEEIRKAEELCRLMKEKLEEEESLTRDLKSEIELLQRRMAELEKLEEAFSRSKNDCTQLCLSLNEEKNLTKKISTELEILRVKVKELESSEDRLDKTEQTLTAELEKLKSLALSFITERKHFNEREKQNEKIIQELTQKLEQNNKLNRADQTRNASNLLERSSNNLLDRNDMRIEDDLTSALPSKETRRKGSVDYLKHVENETRNKSENQKNKNQEDNKVKDLTQEIEKLKIQIKHFESLEEELKKMRAKNNDLQDSYLSEQNKNKLLTGQLEEIKMQIKKQKELENGEVENEDTGFSSRGKHDRPKYRGVMTDLAAAKHKPRELSPQQRRERARNRDFSLSNDSYSHSAKRVPSPSLMNRKAGKASAASALSDTAVTDTRRVEEKSLVSTVSSGQKEGCVMQNEGKRSKEQPSVLSRYPPAAQEQKSWKAPSKPVGDTGLRSKVEKSSQVFRGNCQNGADTREEKSSKGESTGSLSEKLKTSQAEVSECLGDTQLTRGNHSSSNGTVSAYRYHMSSSVSASDSAGSKVEAVSTFAASHRQPSEGRARRALISQEREAADPSLESVKLSTLTKRSHHSRSQEDILQMLTGLDKEGTEQSSSSATDHVNMGLKTDSKSIQGNQEKLNSDEESGRGKKPTTQADFETRKKVGSKQFSNSRGVFRASLFENDKKTVNDEDSTKCIKPLDASTGELKSRRSFSPREALRSKAIIKPAIVEKDMKAIMGGTVSEAEPEKQKSAFKMVTNKMTSSITIFPSEPTAPRTTADTAAKERHVTTSNIRVASNEPSPSIANNVPSPFEVSVNRSALKSSEADRSGEAVPRSKAETVVSRSSIMLKTSELTERNSETPLETISWKSHGSADAGSSETKHVTVRSSWRTRQGLPSLEDSQTKVEKSATFSATNLCRSSVDLLEGEGSSSLEQTSSRTSATANSWSAPELGSRRTKSNLSAPELLPRRSCATDPAAAAAWQRTTPPDESKDFVSSSRRKQYGSSEYLLQADTLGKRTATKVELQDPESSSPAPPGLQGEEQGAARAGRTSRR